One genomic window of Cercospora beticola chromosome 5, complete sequence includes the following:
- a CDS encoding uncharacterized protein (MEROPS:MER0015691) yields MAERDLEKRSMMAGERTPLIQTVPVAEERNRYPHARVRRICTTVISSVILLAALVFLAIAVTGNGDILTGKPRTQPEHFATAELPHPAWPQSHGLGYKELKKVLLETPDAKKAREWSQYYTAGPHLAGKNESQAQWTKDLWKQFGVDHAEVVSYDVYINYPLDHRLALLKDGEVAFEATLEEDVLDEDPTTNLTDRVPVFHGYSADGDVTGQFVFANYGTWDDYEDLVNAGIDLKGKIIIAKYGRNFRGLKVARASQLGAIGVVMYSDPGDDGEITEENGYKTYPEGPARNPSSVQRGSVQYLSFAPGDPTTIGYPSKPGVPRQSVEGHIPDIPSIPVSYKEALPILKALNGHGPKASSFSKYWQGGGLGYKGVDYNIGPSPESLTINLVNRQDYVTTPLWNAIGVINGTVSDEVVVIGNHRDAWIAGGAGDPNSGSAALNEVIRSFGKALEAGWRPHRTIVFASWDGEEYGLIGSTEWVEEYLPWLSASTVAYINVDVGAQGPNFKASAAPVLNKAIYEVTSQVQSPNQTVKGTTVRDTWNGHISTMGSGSDFTAFQDFAGISSIDIGFGNGPNDAVYHYHSNYDSFYWMDNYGDPGFKYHITIAKIISLLAAKLVEEPIVQFNATDYATGVQKYLDSVKKVAEEQQWDLSTVKDAFKQLDEAASYFHDASVEFDASATRLEEHLSDATISDKRKKAIYQAVKKTNKKYKFLDRQFLHAGGLDQRSWFKHVVFAPGRWTGYAGATFPGLVESLEDHDEKNLQKWVGIIAARIYAAADLLLEK; encoded by the exons ATGGCGGAGCGCGACCTAGAGAAGCGGTCCATGATGGCGGGCGAACGTACGCCGCTCATCCAGACGGTACCAGTAGCTGAAGAGAGGAATCGCTATCCCCATGCTAGG GTGCGGCGTATCTGTACCACGGTCATCAGCTCCGTAATCCTCCTAGCCGCGCTCGTGttcctcgccatcgctgTCACGGGCAACGGAGACATACTCACTGGCAAGCCTCGAACACAACCCGAGCACTTCGCGACCGCCGAACTTCCGCATCCAGCGTGGCCTCAGTCGCATGGCCTTGGCTATAAAGAGTTGAAGAAGGTGCTGCTTGAAACACCGGAcgcaaagaaggcaagaGAATGGAGCCAATACTACACTGCGGGGCCACATCTGGCAGGGAAGAACGAAAGCCAGGCACAGTGGACCAAAGACCTGTGGAAGCAGTTTGGAGTTGATCATGCAGAGGTCGTCTCTTACGATGTCTACATCAACTACCCGCTGGACCATAGATTGGCGCTACTGAAAGACGGCGAGGTCGCATTCGAGGCTACCCTGGAGGAAGATGTTCTCGATGAAGATCCAACCACAAACCTCACGGACAGAGTGCCGGTCTTCCACGGTTACTCAGCGGATGGCGACGTGACAGGACAATTCGTATTTGCCAATTACGGCACGTGGGATGACTATGAAGATCTTGTCAATGCTGGCATCGATCTGAAAGGCAAGATTATCATCGCGAAGTACGGCCGCAATTTCAGAGGCCTCAAGGTAGCTCGTGCTTCACAGCTGGGTGCAATCGGCGTCGTTATGTACAGTGACCCTGGTGACGATGGCGAAATCACAGAAGAGAATGGCTACAAGACTTATCCCGAAGGTCCCGCCAGGAACCCGAGCAGCGTACAGCGAGGCAGTGTCCAATACCTGTCTTTCGCGCCTGGAGACCCAACTACGATCGGTTATCCCTCAAAGCCTGGTGTGCCTCGCCAGTCTGTCGAAGGTCACATCCCGGACATTCCATCGATCCCAGTTTCGTACAAGGAGGCGCTGCCGATATTGAAGGCACTCAATGGACATGGACCCAaagcctcttctttctcAAAGTACTGGCAAGGAGGTGGTCTTGGCTACAAAGGTGTCGACTACAACATTGGTCCCTCACCGGAGTCGCTCACGATCAACTTGGTCAACAGGCAAGATTACGTGACGACTCCCCTGTGGAATGCCATTGGTGTCATCAATGGTACCGTCTCAGATGAAGTCGTTGTGATTGGTAACCACCGAGACGCCTGGATTGCTGGCGGCGCAGGTGATCCCAACTCTGGCTCTGCTGCTCTAAACGAGGTCATCCGGTCCTTTGGCAAAGCCCTCGAGGCTGGCTGGAGACCACATCGAACGATCGTGTTCGCGTCATGGGATGGCGAGGAGTATGGCTTGATCGGCTCTACTGAGTGGGTCGAAGAATATTTGCCATGGCTGTCGGCAAGCACTGTTGCATACATCAATGTCGATGTTGGTGCTCAGGGACCCAACTTTAAGGCCTCCGCGGCGCCTGTGCTCAACAAGGCCATCTACGAAGTGACGAGTCAAGTGCAGTCGCCAAACCAGACTGTCAAAGGCACGACTGTTCGCGATACTTGGAATGGCCATATCTCCACTATGGGCTCCGGTAGCGACTTCACGGCATTCCAAGACTTTGCAGGCATCTCTTCCATTGACATTGGTTTCGGAAATGGTCCGAATGATGCCGTCTACCACTATCACAGCAACTACGACAGCTTCTATTGGATGGACAATTATGGGGATCCTGGCTTCAAGTATCATATCACGATCGCGAAGATCATCAGCTTGCTCGCAGCGAAGCTTGTTGAAGAGCCAATCGTGCAGTTCAATGCTACGGATTACGCCACTGGAGTGCAAAAGTACCTCGACAGCGTGAAGAAGGTTGCGGAGGAGCAGCAGTGGGACTTGTCGACGGTCAAGGATGCTTTCAAGCAACTCGACGAAGCTGCGTCATACTTTCACGACGCATCCGTCGAGTTCGACGCTTCCGCTACGCGCCTGGAGGAACACTTGAGCGATGCGACGATCTCAGACAAGAGAAAGAAGGCCATCTATCAAGCGGTCAAGAAGACGAACAAGAAGTACAAGTTCTTGGACCGTCAATTCTTGCATGCTGGTGGGTTGGACCAGAGGAGTTGGTTCAAGCATGTGGTGTTCGCGCCCGGCAGATGGACTGGGTATGCAGGGGCTACGTTCCCGGGACTCGTGGAATCTTTGGAGGATCACGATGAGAAGAACTTGCAGAAATGGGTGGGCATCATTGCGGCGCGCATCTATGCTGCTGCGGACCTGCTGCTCGAGAAGTAG